The following proteins are co-located in the Engraulis encrasicolus isolate BLACKSEA-1 chromosome 2, IST_EnEncr_1.0, whole genome shotgun sequence genome:
- the LOC134463414 gene encoding 1-phosphatidylinositol phosphodiesterase-like, producing the protein MGDKFLLVVLLASLCLVYCQPQSFNDNSQLNLPASYKNDWMKSISNNKKISHITIPGTHDAMARRGGISGGIAICQVWSVEDQLRAGIRYLDLRVKDNLQIVHGIIDQGITFTQVLNAALNFLNQHKSEAVLLRVKPEGNNKKNVQVEVQKVIKNLANVWAKSDVPSMGEARGKVILLQKNEFKLGLKSSGTDKNGDYKVCEYEKKMKKIKAHLNEVNTMCKNNENSDTVIVSYSSGTGAPYGLLCNTPKEVAKRINPWLNTHLGTLDGPCFGVIAMDFPGIDLIQSIVKLNDLVSAIDHITYK; encoded by the exons ATGGGGGATAAATTCCTGTTGGTTGTCCTTTTGGCTTCACTTTGTTT AGTGTATTGTCAGCCCCAGTCATTCAATGACAATTCACAGCTCAATCTACCAGCATCGTACAAGAATGACTGGAtgaaatccatctctaacaacaAGAAAATCAGCCACATTACCATTCCTGGAACCCATGATGCCATGGCTCGGCGTGGTGGAATCTCTGGAGGCATTGCTATTTGCCAGGTCTGGTCAGTGGAAGATCAGTTAAGGGCAGGTATCCGCTATCTAGACCTCAGGGTTAAAGATAACCTCCAAATAGTCCATGGAATTATAGATCAGGGAATTACATTCACTCAGGTGTTAAACGCTGCCCTAAACTTCCTAAATCAGCACAAGAGTGAAGCTGTTCTGCTCAGGGTAAAACCAgagggcaacaacaaaaaaaatgttcaagTGGAAGTTCAAAAAGTCATTAAAAACCTGGCAAACGTCTGGGCCAAGTCAGACGTACCAAGTATGGGTGAGGCAAGGGGAAAGGTTATTCTGCTGCAGAAAAATGAGTTTAAACTAGGTCTGAAGTCATCTGGTACTGACAAAAATGGGGACTATAAAGTTTGTGAGtatgagaaaaaaatgaagaaaattaAAGCACATTTGAATGAGGTTAACACAATGTGTAAGAACAATGAGAACAGTGACACTGTCATTGTGTCCTACTCCAGTGGAACAGGTGCACCGTATGGTCTGCTGTGTAATACACCAAAAGAAGTGGCGAAGCGCATCAACCCCTGGTTGAACACACACCTGGGTACTCTTGATGGACCTTGTTTTGGAGTTATTGCCATGGATTTTCCTGGCATTGACCTCATTCAGAGCATTGTCAAACTCAATGATCTAGTAAGCGCTATAGACCACAtaacatacaaataa
- the LOC134465101 gene encoding 1-phosphatidylinositol phosphodiesterase-like encodes MFTGDLPEQHIFTVRPLCSPGKTSAWCQDQSFNDDEDLSHTSYNTDWMKSIDNNKKITHITIPGTHDALARCGIDLAICQAWSLKNQLRAGIRYLDLRVTEDLGIVHGIVKQGITFTEVLNTALDFLNQHKNEAVLMRVKPEGNNKINVQVEVQKVIKDLANVWTKSEVPNMGDARGKVILVQKNDFKLGVPSIGTDRKWDYVVIRKAKKKEKIATHLNEVKEMCAKDGNSDKVVVSYSSGTGTILKFWSTPKEVAKDINPWLNRYLAKLEYGPCFGVIAMDFPGTGLIQTVIKLNDLPVAKDHVTAKK; translated from the exons ATGTTCACAGGTGACTTACCAGAGCAGCACATCTTCACTGTCAGACCACTCTGCTCACCTGGGAAGACAAG TGCATGGTGTCAGGATCAGTCATTCAATGATGATGAAGACCTCAGTCATACATCATACAACACTGACTGGATGAAATCCATTGACAACAACAAGAAAATCACTCACATCACCATTCCTGGTACCCACGATGCCTTGGCTCGGTGTGGTATAGACCTTGCTATTTGCCAAGCATGGTCACTGAAAAATCAGTTAAGGGCAGGCATCCGCTATCTAGACCTTAGGGTCACAGAAGACCTCGGAATAGTCCATGGAATTGTAAAACAGGGAATTACATTCACCGAAGTGTTAAACACTGCCCTAGACTTCCTAAATCAGCATAAGAATGAGGCTGTTCTGATGAGGGTGAAACCAGAGGGCAACAACAAAATCAATGTTCAAGTGGAAGTTCAAAAAGTCATTAAAGATCTGGCAAATGTCTGGACCAAGTCAGAAGTACCAAATATGGGTGATGCAAGGGGCAAGGTTATTCTGGTGCAAAAAAATGACTTTAAGCTAGGTGTTCCATCTATTGGTACCGACAGGAAATGGGATTATGTGGTTATTAGAAAGGCCAAGAAAAAGGAGAAAATTGCAACACACCTGAATGAGGTAAAAGAAATGTGTGCGAAAGATGGGAATAGTGATAAGGTTGTTGTCTCCTACTCAAGTGGAACAGGTACAATTCTTAAGTTTTGGTCAACACCAAAAGAAGTGGCAAAAGACATCAACCCCTGGTTGAACAGATATCTAGCTAAACTTGAGTATGGGCCTTGTTTTGGAGTTATTGCTATGGATTTTCCAGGCACTGGTCTTATTCAAACTGTTATCAAACTCAATGATCTACCAGTTGCAAAAGATCATGTAACAGCAAAAAAATAA